The Gammaproteobacteria bacterium genome has a window encoding:
- the phoR gene encoding phosphate regulon sensor histidine kinase PhoR, translating into MTEGWVSELFRLSLWLLGGLIVGAIFGHALWGLLLCGLIYIGRLLYHLKKIVRWLTKGAMAAPPNVSGIAEHIGDLVYQRQRRSLKRRRRLADMVSSFRDSMVNIPDGLVLMDEQRKVSWFNNAAREYLGLKYPTDIDQRIDNLVRQPVFTDYILSADHTRTIQVDAPMSPARHQEMRVLPFGEAQQLLIVRDASLLHRLQKIRSDFVINASHELRTPLTVMRGYMETIEGDESVPKDLKSPLKQVAKQVARMDSLVNDLLELANLERDDAHLEEKLVDVSSLIESLMQQAYTLSGDNEHEFVLQIDHDLGLLADEKSVLSAMSNLVFNAIHYTSFRGKIIVSWGLVDGQAIFSVKDNGPGIAEKHLSRLSERFYRVDVSRSRDSGGTGLGLSIVRHVMVSHDGELHIASEPGVGSCFSCSFPAIRVRNLTD; encoded by the coding sequence ATGACTGAAGGCTGGGTCAGTGAGTTATTTCGTCTTAGCCTGTGGTTGCTAGGTGGCTTGATAGTGGGCGCTATTTTTGGCCACGCCTTATGGGGTTTGTTGTTGTGTGGTCTTATTTATATTGGTCGGTTGCTTTACCACCTCAAGAAAATTGTACGTTGGCTGACTAAAGGTGCAATGGCGGCGCCGCCGAATGTCAGTGGCATTGCCGAACATATTGGCGACCTGGTTTATCAACGCCAACGTCGTAGCTTGAAGCGTCGTCGTCGTTTAGCTGATATGGTATCCAGCTTTCGTGATTCTATGGTTAATATTCCCGACGGCCTGGTGTTGATGGATGAACAGAGAAAGGTCTCCTGGTTTAATAATGCGGCGCGCGAATACCTGGGTTTAAAATATCCGACAGATATTGATCAACGCATTGATAACCTTGTACGCCAACCGGTCTTTACTGATTACATCTTGTCGGCCGACCACACACGCACCATTCAAGTTGATGCTCCCATGAGCCCTGCACGCCACCAAGAAATGCGTGTTTTACCCTTTGGTGAAGCACAACAATTGCTAATTGTGCGTGACGCAAGTTTGTTGCACAGATTGCAAAAAATACGCAGCGACTTCGTGATTAATGCATCGCATGAGTTGCGTACACCACTGACCGTTATGCGTGGTTATATGGAGACAATAGAAGGAGACGAAAGTGTTCCTAAGGATTTAAAAAGCCCACTAAAACAGGTTGCGAAACAGGTCGCCCGCATGGATAGTTTAGTTAATGATTTACTCGAGCTTGCCAACCTGGAGCGGGATGATGCGCATTTAGAAGAAAAACTGGTTGATGTGTCATCTTTAATTGAAAGTTTAATGCAGCAGGCATATACGCTTTCTGGTGATAATGAGCACGAGTTTGTACTACAGATTGATCATGACCTAGGTTTGTTAGCAGATGAAAAGTCTGTGCTTAGCGCCATGTCAAATTTAGTGTTTAATGCCATTCATTACACGTCATTCAGAGGTAAAATTATTGTTAGTTGGGGGCTTGTTGATGGCCAAGCAATTTTTTCGGTGAAAGATAACGGTCCGGGTATTGCCGAGAAACATCTGTCACGTTTAAGCGAGCGTTTCTATCGAGTAGATGTTAGCCGCTCTCGTGATTCAGGGGGCACTGGTTTGGGTTTATCTATTGTGCGTCATGTTATGGTTAGCCATGATGGCGAACTTCATATTGCAAGCGAGCCAGGTGTAGGGAGTTGCTTTTCTTGTAGCTTCCCCGCTATACGTGTGAGGAATTTAACTGATTAG
- a CDS encoding substrate-binding domain-containing protein, giving the protein MMTVIVSSTSIVTHAASRDYIEIVGSSTVYPFVTVVAEFFGKTTDYKTPKVESTGSGGGLKLFCRGVGLEYPDVTNASRRIKQSEVDQCVGNGVKGIIEVKIGYDGIAFANSKQADAASFTRRDIFLALAKNVPHPDGSETLIENPYKTWQEVNSNLSDIKIEVLGPPPTSGTRDAFVELAMEGGCKKFTWIKAIKKTNKNRYKAICHGIREDGAYVEAGENDNLIVQKLVANSDAFGIFGYSFLEQNSDKVQGAAIEGVTPDFDSIATGAYLVSRPLYMYVKKAHVGVIPGLQEFAEEFMSNKATGEEGYLSDRGLIPMPEDERERFRADVAELNSLPSKIDVE; this is encoded by the coding sequence ATGATGACAGTTATTGTTTCATCGACCAGCATAGTGACTCATGCTGCGTCACGTGATTATATCGAAATCGTAGGTTCTTCAACAGTCTATCCTTTCGTAACCGTTGTCGCGGAATTTTTCGGTAAGACGACTGATTATAAGACACCCAAGGTTGAGTCTACGGGTTCCGGCGGTGGTCTTAAATTGTTTTGTCGAGGTGTGGGTTTGGAATACCCGGATGTGACCAATGCGTCACGTCGTATTAAGCAATCTGAGGTTGATCAGTGTGTCGGCAATGGTGTTAAAGGTATCATTGAAGTTAAAATAGGCTATGACGGTATTGCTTTTGCTAATTCTAAGCAAGCTGATGCGGCCTCATTCACACGAAGGGATATTTTTTTGGCTTTAGCTAAAAATGTGCCTCACCCCGATGGTTCAGAAACCTTAATTGAGAACCCCTATAAGACCTGGCAAGAAGTGAACAGCAATTTGTCAGATATTAAAATTGAAGTGCTAGGCCCGCCACCGACCTCGGGTACGCGTGATGCCTTTGTTGAGTTGGCGATGGAGGGGGGCTGCAAGAAATTTACCTGGATTAAAGCCATTAAGAAAACCAACAAAAATCGTTATAAGGCAATTTGTCACGGTATTCGTGAGGACGGCGCCTATGTTGAAGCGGGTGAGAACGATAATTTGATTGTGCAAAAATTGGTCGCTAACTCAGATGCGTTTGGTATCTTTGGTTATAGTTTCCTCGAGCAAAACTCTGACAAAGTACAGGGTGCTGCAATAGAGGGCGTGACACCAGACTTCGATTCTATTGCTACGGGGGCATATCTTGTCTCGCGTCCACTCTATATGTATGTTAAAAAAGCACACGTTGGTGTAATACCTGGGCTGCAGGAGTTCGCTGAAGAATTTATGAGTAATAAAGCAACGGGTGAGGAAGGTTATTTATCTGACCGAGGTTTAATACCAATGCCTGAAGACGAGCGCGAAAGGTTTCGCGCCGACGTTGCCGAGTTAAACAGTTTGCCATCAAAGATTGATGTAGAGTGA
- the pstC gene encoding phosphate ABC transporter permease subunit PstC, with protein sequence MQPTTLLLVLIVMAFIAYQMGMRRSFSVVGGKVKQLHSLPIYHGSFVALAAFIPAFFIFSLWQFLENTVITNMVLGSLPVEVSSQAQGEINLFISKVKNLVDNGIAIGDISPLLQQTADYYAALQDKSANWLTWVVVALSLSGLFIAWRSVKQEARTRNWVEKVIVGFLIASSSIAILTTMGIILSVLFESVRFFGEVPFSDFMFGTQWSPQTALRADQVASSGSFGAIPLFVGTLLISFIAMVVAIPIGLMSAIYLSEYATPKVRLIVKPLLEILAGIPTVVYGFFAALTVAPLIREFGGGLGLDVASESALAAGLVMGVMIIPFISSLSDDVINAVPQSMRDGAYALGATKSEAILKVVFPAALPGVIGGILLGVSRAIGETMIVVMAAGLAANLTLNPLDAVTTVTVQIVTLLTGDQEFDSAKTLAAFALGLLLFVTTLILNVIALYVVRKYSEETVL encoded by the coding sequence ATGCAGCCAACAACACTATTATTGGTACTCATTGTGATGGCATTTATTGCTTATCAGATGGGCATGCGCCGTTCGTTTTCAGTCGTTGGCGGCAAGGTAAAACAGCTTCATTCTTTACCGATCTATCACGGTTCCTTCGTTGCTTTGGCAGCGTTCATTCCTGCTTTTTTTATTTTTTCCCTGTGGCAGTTTTTAGAAAATACCGTTATCACTAATATGGTATTGGGCTCCTTGCCCGTTGAGGTAAGCAGCCAGGCTCAGGGTGAAATTAATCTGTTTATTAGTAAGGTTAAAAACTTAGTAGATAACGGTATTGCGATTGGCGATATTAGTCCGTTACTACAACAGACAGCCGATTATTATGCAGCATTGCAAGACAAGAGTGCGAACTGGTTGACCTGGGTTGTTGTCGCACTGTCTTTGTCCGGCTTGTTTATTGCCTGGCGCTCGGTGAAACAAGAGGCACGTACGCGTAATTGGGTGGAAAAGGTTATTGTTGGCTTTTTGATTGCCAGTTCCAGTATCGCTATTTTAACCACCATGGGTATTATTTTATCGGTGCTGTTTGAATCAGTACGTTTTTTTGGTGAAGTGCCGTTTTCCGATTTTATGTTTGGTACCCAGTGGAGTCCACAAACCGCTTTACGCGCTGATCAAGTTGCTTCATCGGGGAGCTTCGGCGCCATTCCTCTATTCGTCGGTACGCTACTGATTTCTTTTATTGCCATGGTCGTCGCCATCCCGATTGGTTTGATGTCGGCCATTTATTTATCCGAATATGCGACACCTAAGGTACGTCTAATTGTTAAACCATTGCTTGAGATCTTGGCGGGCATCCCTACAGTGGTCTATGGTTTTTTTGCTGCGTTGACAGTGGCGCCGCTGATACGAGAATTTGGTGGTGGTTTAGGTCTTGATGTGGCATCTGAGAGTGCGCTGGCCGCAGGCTTGGTGATGGGCGTTATGATTATTCCCTTTATTTCATCCCTGTCTGATGACGTAATTAATGCTGTGCCACAGTCTATGCGTGATGGTGCTTATGCCTTGGGGGCGACGAAATCCGAGGCCATACTTAAAGTTGTTTTTCCGGCAGCGTTGCCGGGGGTGATCGGCGGTATTTTATTGGGCGTTTCACGCGCCATTGGTGAAACGATGATTGTTGTGATGGCGGCAGGCCTTGCCGCTAACTTGACATTGAACCCCCTGGATGCAGTAACGACAGTCACCGTGCAAATTGTCACCTTGTTAACCGGCGATCAAGAGTTTGATAGTGCTAAGACGTTAGCAGCATTTGCGCTCGGCTTGTTATTGTTTGTGACGACGCTCATTTTGAATGTTATCGCACTTTATGTTGTGCGAAAATATAGTGAAGAGACAGTTCTCTAA
- the pstA gene encoding phosphate ABC transporter permease PstA: protein MSRKTTAQRLRTIDIVNASMRRRNAAEKRFQLYGKLAIAAAMLFLLFMFSNIIYKGHTAFVQTFVVLDISFDADKMDIDDRRDRKSLASANYATLIKVTLQDLFPEVTQRQDKRKLYKLISTGASYQMSDLVKNNPDLVGTKMRIWVPVDDEIDMLRKGYIDRDLPESDRRLSNQQIAWVDVLEDKGLLKTRFNFNFFSNGDSRDAELAGILAALSGSFLTLLVTLALAFPIAIATAIYLEEFAPKNKWTDIIEVNINNLAAVPSIVFGLLGLALFINWFQFPRSAPLVGGLVLTLMTLPTIIISSRAALKSVPNAIRQAALAIGASKVQMIRHHVLPLALPGMLTGTIIGMAQALGETAPLLMIGMVAFIVDVPTGVVDPSTVLPVQIFLWADSPERAFVEKTSGAIMVLLVFLIAMNAVAVVVRKKLERRW, encoded by the coding sequence ATGAGTCGTAAAACCACAGCTCAACGCTTGCGCACTATCGATATAGTGAATGCCAGCATGCGTCGGCGCAATGCGGCAGAAAAACGTTTTCAGCTTTACGGCAAGCTAGCTATTGCGGCGGCCATGTTGTTTTTATTGTTTATGTTTAGCAATATTATTTATAAGGGGCACACGGCTTTTGTACAGACCTTTGTTGTCTTGGATATTAGCTTTGATGCCGACAAGATGGATATTGACGACCGCCGCGATAGAAAGAGCTTGGCCTCTGCTAACTATGCGACACTAATAAAAGTGACCTTGCAAGATCTCTTTCCCGAGGTTACTCAGCGTCAAGACAAGCGTAAGCTCTATAAATTGATCAGTACGGGTGCTTCTTATCAGATGTCAGACCTGGTTAAGAATAATCCAGATTTAGTTGGCACAAAGATGCGAATTTGGGTGCCAGTTGATGATGAAATTGACATGCTTAGAAAGGGTTATATCGATCGTGATCTACCAGAAAGTGATCGTCGTCTTTCAAACCAACAAATAGCCTGGGTCGATGTCCTAGAAGACAAAGGGTTACTGAAAACGCGTTTTAATTTTAATTTTTTTAGTAATGGTGATTCACGCGATGCAGAATTGGCCGGTATTTTGGCCGCTTTGTCAGGGTCATTTTTGACATTATTAGTGACTTTAGCGCTGGCCTTCCCTATTGCGATAGCGACAGCAATTTATTTGGAGGAGTTTGCACCCAAAAACAAGTGGACAGATATCATTGAGGTTAATATCAATAATCTGGCCGCAGTGCCCTCAATTGTCTTTGGTTTGTTAGGATTGGCTTTGTTTATTAACTGGTTTCAGTTCCCTCGCTCAGCGCCATTGGTAGGTGGGCTTGTGCTAACACTTATGACGCTGCCAACGATTATTATTTCCAGCCGTGCCGCATTAAAAAGTGTACCTAATGCCATACGCCAGGCTGCACTGGCTATCGGCGCGTCTAAAGTACAAATGATTCGCCACCATGTGTTGCCTTTAGCGTTACCCGGAATGCTGACAGGGACTATAATAGGGATGGCGCAAGCCTTGGGCGAAACAGCGCCTTTGTTAATGATAGGCATGGTGGCCTTTATTGTTGATGTGCCAACAGGGGTGGTGGATCCCTCTACCGTATTGCCTGTGCAGATATTTTTGTGGGCAGATAGCCCAGAGCGCGCCTTTGTTGAAAAGACATCAGGCGCCATCATGGTGTTATTAGTGTTTCTTATTGCAATGAATGCGGTAGCAGTTGTTGTACGTAAAAAACTGGAGCGTCGTTGGTAG
- a CDS encoding phosphate ABC transporter ATP-binding protein, with product MLVNDITSNDNSTANENAVAATGYRKISREHRETVGDYTVADPRITCRDVTVHYGDKRAIHAVNLDIARNEVVAMIGPSGCGKSTFLRCLNRMNDTIETCRVTGEIKLDGQDIYDKNIDVVPLRSQVGMVFQKPNPFPKSIYENVAWGPRIHGLAQNKAELNEIVETSLQKAGLWSEVKDRLDKPGTGLSGGQQQRLCIARTIAVSPEVILMDEPCSALDPIATAKIEDLIDELRQQYSIAIVTHSMQQAARVSQRTAYFHMGDLIEVGKTASIFTNPVHPLTEDYITGRFG from the coding sequence ATGTTGGTGAACGATATTACATCTAACGACAATTCAACAGCAAACGAAAATGCTGTGGCAGCGACAGGCTACAGAAAAATTTCTCGCGAGCATCGCGAAACTGTCGGCGACTATACCGTTGCTGATCCACGTATTACTTGTCGTGATGTGACGGTTCACTATGGCGACAAACGCGCCATTCATGCTGTTAATCTTGATATTGCTCGTAACGAAGTGGTGGCGATGATCGGCCCATCCGGTTGTGGTAAATCAACATTTTTACGTTGCCTGAACCGTATGAATGACACCATTGAGACCTGTCGTGTCACGGGCGAAATAAAACTTGATGGTCAAGATATCTACGATAAAAATATCGATGTAGTACCACTGCGCTCACAAGTAGGCATGGTCTTTCAAAAACCAAACCCCTTTCCAAAATCAATCTATGAGAACGTTGCCTGGGGGCCGCGCATTCATGGCTTGGCTCAAAACAAGGCTGAGCTTAACGAAATTGTTGAAACCTCTTTGCAAAAAGCCGGTTTATGGAGCGAAGTGAAAGACCGTCTTGATAAGCCGGGTACGGGTTTATCCGGCGGCCAGCAACAGCGCTTATGTATCGCCCGCACCATAGCAGTGAGCCCCGAGGTTATTTTGATGGATGAACCTTGTTCAGCACTGGACCCCATTGCCACAGCTAAAATTGAAGACTTGATTGATGAGTTACGCCAGCAATACAGCATTGCGATTGTGACACACTCTATGCAACAGGCCGCGCGCGTTTCACAGCGTACAGCTTATTTTCATATGGGTGATTTGATTGAAGTGGGTAAAACTGCAAGCATTTTTACTAATCCTGTCCACCCATTGACAGAAGACTACATCACCGGACGTTTTGGTTAG